The Phacochoerus africanus isolate WHEZ1 chromosome 9, ROS_Pafr_v1, whole genome shotgun sequence genomic sequence ATATACTAGGATGTTATATTTGTACACTGGTGTATTCTACAAGGGTTTCCAAGTTCACGTGAATGGACTCCGTTTATAGCAACAGAGGTTCATCTTTAAACATAAAATGTGTGCAACATGCGAGTTGAAGACTTCTGTGCAGAGTACACTATCTTCCATATCAGGTACTAAAATCTTCCAGATCACATTGTGTCACTTTCATAAATACACAGATATTCAGCAAAATATAATACCACTCCTGGGAATATCGAACCACAAATTCAAATCTCTGGCTGTGGCCGCAAAGGGAAGCGGTGAATGGTGTGATGTGGGGGAGTTGCACAGAGGGCATCTGCTCCAGCAGGGATGTTGTTCtattccaaataggaaaagaggagctccctctgtggcacaatgggattgggaTCGGTGGCCTCTTGGAagccctgggacagggattgatcccgggcctggcacagtggtaaaGGATCCCACACCTGTGCTTTAGGTGGAGCCTGGGGGCTCAGATCTCATCTgcggccagggagttccctgtgcttctgggtggccaaaaatgagaaaaaaaaaaaactagaaatgaaagtcaaaagcTTAAGAGAAAATGAACTTTCATGTTGGCTATTTGCATGTTTATCATATTATTCCTTTTGCattaaaatgcttttcaaaaataataaataaatgctgggaagaacaatacattttatttttatcattttttatttggtgCCCATGAAGCTTGATGAGATGATTCAGTTGGTTACGGAGAATAATACAGAGTTGGTTACTTGTTGTTTTcttctcaatgaattttgttacatgaGAAATGAGAAATTACAAAGGACATGAGAAATTGTGAAGATTTTTTAAAGCCAGACATTAGCCAGGTGAGTTTTTCGAGTAACCCATATTATTAATGATGAAAGAAACTGCctggtataaaaaaaaaagacaaagcttaTGCTATAAACATAAGGAACAACAACAACCTTGATGACCTTGGAAAAAATTGGAAGATGACTTCACCAATGTAATTAAAGGCAAGGGACTAAATCCTTGTGGACTAAGAAATTTAACTAGGAAAAAGACTCTAGGAATTTAAGCCTCTTTCTTTACTCAGTCAGTGCTATTGCATCTTCTCGGGAAAGACCAGAAGGTAAGACTGGAGAAAGAAGTTTCCATTTCAAAATCGCTGGCACTTCTTGGTTGCAGTGAGGCAGAAATGGATGAAAACCTACACTATTTTAGATATTTCCAAACCAGTAGATATAGTTGCATCTTAACTAGGCCAATATTAATTCATCCCATGTATCAAACTTGAGTAACACTTGTCTTGATAGGGTCatgacttcttttttaatggctattaCGTGATTATAAGACATTACTAGGATTTGATTTTTGTATACTGTACTGTCTGTTGAAACGCATCAGAGAATTTCTTCATGGACCTAATCTAACTAGTTCAAGaccagttgttgttttttttcccctagtaagCACATATTCAGCTCTGTGTAAAGCCCAGTGCTGCTCGTTTAAAACAGTAATTTCTAAATGCAAGAACTTACGTTTTAGTGGCCTAAACTCTAATTCAGAGGATAATTCATTACGCAAAATAAtaggataaaaataaagatggaaattcGTAGATGTTTTATGGATTGAATTCTGTCCCTCAAGAGGTataaggtggggagttcccattgtggtgcagtggaaaggaatccaaatagtatccatgagggtttgaattccaaaccctggcctggctcagtgggtcggggatccagcattgccatgagctgtggtataggtcgcaaatgcaactcagatccctggttgccatggctgtgatgtaggaggGCATAGCAAAAGCAGGCGATGGtttctctgattcaaccccagcctgggaacttccacatgccaaggttgcggccctgaaaaaaaaaaaaaagctaacctgGAGGCCTGATAATAACACCGTTGCCCGTAGAGCAATAGTTCAAATCCACATATGTCTTATTTCAAAATCCATGTCTCTGTTGAGCACTCTGCACCACTTTTGATGAATAGCAGTCAAAGAGGCCACATGACTGAGTTTAGTGAATGGGGAgcctattatttattaaaatgaaatggaattcaTGAGGATGATGGAAAGTCTAAATATGGATTTCATCAGTGTTCTGAATCGGTCACATTTAAGTGGGCTTGACCAAAGCACATTATAGCCCTCATACGCTCCTcctacaaaacacacacacacacacagacacacacacactcacacacacacacacacacacacacacacacaggaatgcTAATTTTGTCACAAATTTTTGATGGAAGGGCAATCTAGAGTGGACATGCCATCTTCAGAGAGGGAAAAATGAGAGTAGGAGATAACAGGACAGACACGGTTTGCAAACGACCCATACCTGCAGGGCAATGATGGGTCTCCTGCCACAGTTCAGCACCAAAGCTGAAGAAGCAAACAGCCTCTGGATGACAGGATGCATAGATCTCTCTCCCAACTGAGGGATGGGAGCGAGGTCAGTCCCAATTCTGGCTGGACtcaaaatttctaaaatgctGAATGCCCTCTCTGAGAACCAAAAATGCACAATGACGAAGAAAGAACAGTGAGATCCTTGCAGTGGACTTAACCGTCAGTGAAATCCTCCTCTGGCTGGGGATGAAAAGACAGAGATGTGAGAGAAGGATGTTTAAAAATGTGCTACCTCTTTGCCAGGAAAATGTCTTGGGAGGGAGCCAAACTGTGGAAGCCATAGATAGTGAAGCCAGGACCAGTGAGCCTTGACTTTAACAGCATCTGGCAGTCAGAGCAGGAAACCTGTCCAGGCTTTAACCGTGGTTGGGAGGAGGCAGTGGTAGGCAGCATAGGAGAACACCCCTTCTTTAATGACAGAATCCATCATGCCATGCGGGTGGCTGGGTTCCTCGACGGTTCGACAATATAAAAagctgtctctgttttgtttctgtctgACCCTTTAGAAAGCAATTCCATTTTCCCCAACCACAAGCTGACCTTGGCTCACACTTACCGCTGATAGAGATATACCAagacatttgtttgtttgtgtgtgtgtgtgtttgtttgttttgccccaGTTGATGATGATTTAGGGAATTTGGCAGAGTCACTTTGGGTGACCATGAAAAGAAATCTCAAGACACTGGCCTTCTCAAACTGAAACAGAAAGGTAATTTTGATTTCTACTTACTCACACTTAAACGACCTATTCATGATGTAGAAATTAGTTGCACTTATCTACCGACTATTCTGAACTGGAAGTTCATCATCCATGTAATTGTATAACCATTCATCCTGTTTGCTCTCCCAGTGGCGTGCACAGATAAAAGTATATTTACATGAGTGCTAATATCTCTTGGAAAAAGCAGATGAGGAGATGTGGTTATTATATTTTACCATATAGGCAATGACATTCAACATGCTCTAGTCCTCTGTTACAGAGTTTGCTACATTCTGACATATGAGAACTGTACGGATAATTGTATCTAGTGTAGGTTATATGGTTCTTGAGGAGCCAAATGCTCTGTCCGATGCTGTGGATTGCACTGGACATGTTGTTTAATAACCACAACAACTCAATTTAAACATTATGTCTGAGAAGCtccctggtggtgtagcaggttaaagatcctgcgttgctgcatctgtggggcaggttgccgctgtggtgtgggttttatcccaggccaggtaacttccacatgccatagggtgtggccaaaaataaaatgaaaagcaaagttccctttgtggctcaaaggtagcgaacctgaccagtatccatgagaataagggttcaacccctggccctgctcagtggttcaggggtctggcattgctgtgcctgtggtgtggtgtaggctagcaatgtagctccaattggacccctagcccgggaactaccatttgccacaggtgcggccctacaaaacaataaacgaatgaatgaatgaatgaatgaataagctaTTTCggccttgaaaaggaagaaaactgaagcacagagaagtatCTGGTCAGAGGACATGCAGGTTGGTAGAGGCAGAGCTTGAGTGTGGTTAATGCCACCTGCCTGCAGAGTCTCTGCTCATCCTGTTCCAGTCCTGACCATATCGTGTATGTTGCTTTACCAGAGTAGCACACACAGAGGAGTAGATACTGAGTAAGAGACTACACAAAGAGCTGACATTTATAACTTCTTATGGCTCTAGAGGAAGGAAATATTCATCATGGAATGGGAGAATCAGACGGCTAGCTCTGACTTCATCTTGATGGGGATTTTTAGCCACACGCCCACTcacatctttctcttctctctggtgCTGGGCATCTTCACAGTGGCTCTCTTGGCAAACACTGTCATGGTTCTCCTCATCTACCTGGACCGCCggctccacacccccatgtactgcCTCCTCAGCCAACTCTCCCTCATGGACCTCATGCTCATCTGCACCACGGTGCCCAAAATGGCCTGCAACTACCTGTCTGGCAGGAAGTCCATTTCTGTAGCAGGATGTGAAACCCAGATATTCTTCTATGTGTCCCTCTTGGGGCTGAGTGCTTCCTATTGGCtgtcatggcctatgaccgctatgctGCCATCTGCTACCCTCTTCAGTACCCCCAGCTCATGAACTGGAACGTTTGTGGGCTCCTGgctgcctcttcatggatcctTGGGGTCTTTGATGGGATCGTCGATGTAGCTGCTACTCTGTCCTTCTCCTACTGTGGCTCCCGAGAAATACCCCAATTCTTCTGTGATGTCACGGCCCTCCTGCATCTCTCGTGCACGGATACTTCCACCTTTGAAACCCTCATTTTTATCTGTTGTGTGGTAATGCTCCTCTTCCCTTTGTCACTCATCATCATCTCCTACACACGGGTCATCACAGCTGTCATTCGCATGAGTTCTGGGGAGGGTCGGCACAAGGCGTTCACCACCTGTAGTTCCCACCTTGTCGTCGTGGGGATGTATTATGGAGCAGCTATGTTCATATATATGAGGCCCACGTCCAAtcggtccccagcccaggacaaGATGGTGTCAGCCTTCTACACCATTCTCACTCCCATGCTGAATCCCCTTATATACAGTCTCCGCAACAAAGACGTGGCCAAAGCATTGAGAGAGGTGCTGGGGAAGGCGAAATCTAGAGAATAAGTGGGATAATAGTTCCAGgaaatttcttctttcataactgtccctctgtctctctagcacattcattcattcaaataaaacCCCGCACAATTAGTGATAAATGTACAAATAATTTCTTAAGGTAGGCCTCAGGGTTTATGGACTCTGGGTACACATTCAGTTAATTGATATGTTTTGCATTCATTGTATGCTTATTTTGGTTTTCAGTATAATCAATACGTTCTTGAGACGTGCATAATTAAGTTAATGAACAGATACACTTCTGTTTATagaactaaataataaataaaactgtcttcAATAGTTTTTCCCTATGCTTGGGTTATACTATGCTTGGGTCTTATTGACTTGCTCCTATTAAGACATAGTGCACTGAGTTAATTACCACACATGcctatttcattttgttattctttcaaaatatagCCTCAGATTTTTGTAAAGCAATAAATATAAGACAATTCATTGagctctttaaaaaacaaaacaaacaaaaatacatccTAACGAGatactcatggatatttgtttaCTTAAGAGAGTTTATCCTATAATAAATATTACTTCTTTTGGcagaggaaggatttttttttccttttgcataacTTCCCTGGTACACTGAGCATGTATATATCTGAAGACTGTCTTTTCGTGGAGCCACTTATTCCAGAGTCTTGGCAGATAATGCAGAGTCATTGACCTACGGATTTGTCTTCTGGGAGGATATCTTACAAATCCAAGGTGGTGTAATGAAACCTCAGGGCTGTGCTTCCTACCTAGAAGTCACGACTATCATATCATATCATGGTGGGAATATTTTCATGCTTCATATCAAAAACAGTACCATTTGAATGAATATAGAAAAGTTTTCATTCATTTGGCAGAGGTTGTAATAACGGTGTAATGATATCATTATGACAAGCTGTCTACATTTTCCCAATCAACGTGGATGGTAAGATGATACCACCTCAAGTTTGGTTTTTGCCTATGACATGCCTATAGAGTGGTGTGACTAAAACATGGCCTGCATGTGGATTTCATGCTCCCCCCGCCCTCCACTTAAAGTGATGCTACAGCCTAACATGTAACGGCCGTGGTGAGAAACATTTCTGTTTCTAGCCATATCCTCTGCAAGTAATGCAAAGAGAAATGCTGCCACACTGTCTCTCTGGTCAAAGAAAGGAAAGGTGATTCCTAGTACACACACATGTCACAAGTATTTCTTGAAAGAGTTCCTCATGCTTCTttctcagggggaaaaaatcttgTAAAGCAACTGAAGTTTCTTATTTCATGCCCAGAAGTTTAGCTCATGCCATCACTTTGCCCAAGCAGAGAATGGGACTTTAAAATGATGAGGGAAGCTGAAGGCAGTTAACCCTTAAAGAGGGAATCCTTTTGCCATCTGGCAAAGGCCACTCAAAAAATAGGGGTATAGAGACCCTACTATGAGTAGTGACTGACAacatcaagtcttttttttttttttccttttgtttttttgctttttagggccatacctgaggcatacggatggacattcctgggataggggttgaGTCGGCtggtctatgacctacaccacctctcactgcaatgccaggtccttaacccactgagcagggccaaggatggaacccacgtcctcgtggatactagtcgggttcttaagccactgagccacaattggaactctgaCAATATCAAATAATTGATGATTAGTCTAGTGAGGCAAAGGGAAGACTTGGAGTAGCTCCTGTTTATCTTTCATGTCCCTTTTCAAATTCTCTGCAGTTCTCTTGTACCCAGGAATCTCGGTATTAATTGCATTATTGTATTTGAAAATGAGAAGTCTTTTATATGGAATTCAAAGTGGACcctccttggcttttttttttcttttcttttcttttcttttcttttttttttaagggcagcacccaaggcatatggaaattcccaggctaggggttgaattggagctgtagctgctggcctacgccacagccacacgagatccaattcgcatctgccacctacaccacagctcagggcaatgctggatgcttaacccactgaaagaggccagggatggaacccacgtcctcatgggtaccagtcagattcatttctgttgcgccacaatgggaattcctcatctTCCTTGTTACTGAATCCAGCACCTCTTCTCAAAGGAAAGCCTCAGTCTTGCAGGCGGAGGAAATTGGAGCTGCTTCGGGAAACATGGGAGAAGTTGGTCAGGGGTCAGTAGGGCCATAGCATGGTTTACCAATGAGCAGTTTCAACCAGACCAGTTGTTTCCGACTGGGCGGGGTACTGGCACGGGAGTCGTATGGAACAATCGGTGCTGCAGTGACCTGTCTTGTCTCCTCTGTCAATGTCATAAGCCCACACTCTCAGCCCTCATTCTCCAGCCCTGttcagccaccaccaccacctcccataGGATCATCCACTCCACCAAGGAATATCTCCAATAACCAGAGCCCGCCTGGCCACTTCACATCTCTTTATGCTGCCTTTCTTCTCCCAAGGGAATAAAAGTCCTGACTCCTTTAACATGCCAAGCACGTTCTCTTCAACAATCTCTGGAACCTCTTCCATTTAGT encodes the following:
- the LOC125136186 gene encoding LOW QUALITY PROTEIN: olfactory receptor 2M3-like (The sequence of the model RefSeq protein was modified relative to this genomic sequence to represent the inferred CDS: inserted 1 base in 1 codon) produces the protein MEWENQTASSDFILMGIFSHTPTHIFLFSLVLGIFTVALLANTVMVLLIYLDRRLHTPMYCLLSQLSLMDLMLICTTVPKMACNYLSGRKSISVAGCETQIFFYVSLLGXECFLLAVMAYDRYAAICYPLQYPQLMNWNVCGLLAASSWILGVFDGIVDVAATLSFSYCGSREIPQFFCDVTALLHLSCTDTSTFETLIFICCVVMLLFPLSLIIISYTRVITAVIRMSSGEGRHKAFTTCSSHLVVVGMYYGAAMFIYMRPTSNRSPAQDKMVSAFYTILTPMLNPLIYSLRNKDVAKALREVLGKAKSRE